One segment of Fuscovulum ytuae DNA contains the following:
- the purN gene encoding phosphoribosylglycinamide formyltransferase, whose product MTRRVAILISGGGSNMMALLRDMGQGDHPAQPVLVASNDPSAGGLVKAAAAGVATVAVDHRPFGKDRAAFEAALMQPILECGADLICLAGFMRVLTPAFVQAFAGRMLNIHPSLLPLYPGLHTHQRALEAGDQEAGCTVHEVTPVLDDGPILGQARVPVMPGDTADSLATRVLEQEHRLYPAVLRRFAAGNRTPIYL is encoded by the coding sequence GTGACACGCCGCGTCGCCATCCTGATTTCCGGTGGCGGGTCGAACATGATGGCGCTGTTGCGCGACATGGGGCAGGGGGACCATCCCGCGCAGCCCGTTCTTGTGGCGTCGAACGATCCATCGGCCGGAGGCTTGGTGAAGGCCGCAGCCGCAGGCGTGGCGACGGTGGCGGTCGATCATCGCCCCTTCGGCAAGGACCGGGCCGCCTTTGAGGCCGCGTTGATGCAGCCGATCCTTGAATGTGGGGCCGATCTGATCTGTCTGGCGGGCTTCATGCGCGTTCTGACCCCTGCCTTCGTGCAGGCCTTCGCGGGGCGGATGCTGAACATCCACCCGTCGCTTTTGCCGCTTTATCCCGGTCTGCACACGCATCAGCGCGCGCTGGAGGCGGGGGATCAGGAGGCAGGCTGCACCGTGCATGAGGTGACACCCGTCCTTGACGATGGCCCGATCCTTGGGCAGGCGCGGGTGCCTGTCATGCCCGGCGATACCGCCGACAGCCTTGCCACACGGGTTCTGGAACAGGAGCATCGGCTTTACCCTGCGGTCCTGCGCCGCTTTGCCGCCGGGAACCGGACGCCGATCTATCTGTGA
- a CDS encoding SufE family protein: MATPAFEEIAETFDFLDDWEDRYRHVIELGKALPPMDEAFKVPATKVQGCASQVWLQPIIAEGRFDFQGDSDAMIVKGLIAVLHALYAGLPVAEVVKVNAPAELARLGLNEHLSSQRSNGLRAMVERIRAVAAAA; this comes from the coding sequence ATGGCCACCCCCGCCTTTGAAGAGATCGCCGAAACCTTCGACTTCCTTGACGATTGGGAAGACCGCTATCGCCATGTGATCGAATTGGGCAAGGCCCTGCCGCCGATGGATGAGGCCTTCAAGGTGCCAGCGACCAAGGTGCAGGGCTGCGCCAGTCAAGTGTGGTTGCAGCCGATCATCGCCGAGGGGCGTTTTGATTTTCAGGGCGATAGCGATGCAATGATCGTGAAGGGCCTGATCGCCGTTCTGCATGCCCTCTATGCGGGCCTGCCCGTGGCCGAGGTCGTGAAGGTGAATGCCCCTGCCGAACTGGCGCGGCTTGGGTTGAATGAACATCTGTCTTCCCAACGATCAAACGGGCTGCGCGCTATGGTCGAACGGATCCGGGCGGTGGCGGCGGCGGCCTAG
- the rnd gene encoding ribonuclease D — protein MRTITTTEDLAAFCEAAKSEPYVTIDTEFLRERTYWSKLCLIQMALPGKDGDAVLVDPIEGDEMSLEPLYDLLRHKATVKVFHAARQDLEIFFVEGKVFPDPLFDTQIAAMVCGFGEQVGYETLVKKIAKQNLDKTSRFTDWSRRPLSTAQQEYALADVTHLRVIYEWLAGQLEKNGRTNWVEEELAILTDPATYTVHPEEAWLRVKTRTTSGRFLAIVKELARFREDYAQRQNVPRSRVMKDDALLELASTRPTSMEELGRSRLLLREGRKPEIAEGILAAIRAGMETRPDELPKPDLSREQLQVNPALADLLRVLLKAKSEQLGVAPKLIASASDLDAIAAGERNIEALKGWRAEAFGDDAMRLCRGEIALSAKGSEVRVVRLGG, from the coding sequence ATGCGCACGATTACCACGACCGAAGACCTCGCTGCCTTTTGCGAAGCCGCTAAGTCCGAACCCTATGTGACGATCGATACCGAATTCCTGCGGGAACGGACCTATTGGTCGAAACTTTGCCTCATCCAGATGGCGCTGCCCGGCAAGGACGGAGATGCTGTCCTCGTCGACCCGATCGAGGGCGATGAGATGAGCCTCGAGCCGCTTTATGACCTGCTCCGTCACAAGGCCACAGTGAAGGTCTTTCACGCCGCGCGGCAGGATCTGGAAATCTTTTTCGTCGAAGGCAAAGTGTTCCCCGACCCGCTGTTCGATACGCAGATCGCCGCGATGGTTTGCGGGTTTGGCGAACAGGTGGGCTATGAGACGCTGGTGAAAAAGATCGCCAAGCAGAACCTCGACAAGACCTCGCGCTTTACCGATTGGTCGCGGCGGCCCCTTTCGACGGCGCAGCAGGAATATGCGCTGGCCGATGTCACCCATCTGCGGGTGATCTATGAATGGCTTGCGGGCCAATTGGAAAAGAACGGCCGCACGAATTGGGTTGAGGAAGAGTTGGCGATCCTCACCGATCCGGCCACCTATACCGTGCATCCCGAAGAGGCATGGCTGCGGGTCAAGACACGCACCACGTCGGGGCGGTTTTTGGCCATCGTCAAGGAATTGGCCCGGTTCCGCGAAGATTACGCCCAGCGTCAGAATGTGCCGCGGTCGCGCGTGATGAAGGATGACGCGCTTTTGGAACTGGCCTCGACCCGCCCCACGTCGATGGAGGAATTGGGTCGGTCGCGCCTTCTTTTGCGCGAAGGGCGCAAGCCCGAGATTGCCGAAGGCATCCTTGCCGCGATCCGCGCCGGGATGGAGACGCGGCCCGACGAGCTGCCCAAGCCTGACCTTTCGCGCGAACAGTTGCAGGTGAACCCGGCGCTGGCCGATCTGCTGCGGGTTCTCTTGAAGGCGAAATCCGAACAGCTTGGCGTGGCGCCAAAGCTGATCGCCTCGGCCTCTGATCTGGACGCCATCGCGGCGGGCGAGCGGAACATCGAAGCGCTGAAAGGTTGGCGCGCCGAAGCCTTTGGCGATGACGCGATGCGCCTGTGTCGCGGCGAGATCGCGCTTTCGGCCAAGGGCAGCGAAGTGCGGGTCGTGCGGTTGGGCGGTTAG
- the purM gene encoding phosphoribosylformylglycinamidine cyclo-ligase, whose amino-acid sequence MTNGLTYAQAGVDIDAGNALVERIKPAAKRTTRPGTMSGLGGFGALFDLKAAGYNDPILVAATDGVGTKLRIAIDTGNVDTIGIDLVAMCVNDLVCQGAEPLLFLDYFATGKLEVDQAARIIEGIAEGCAASGCALIGGETAEMPGMYHKGDFDLAGFAVGAMERGQDLPAGVAVGDVLLGLASNGVHSNGYSFVRKVVELSGLTWDAPAPFAEGSLGAALLAPTRLYVKQALAAIRAGGVHGLAHITGGGLTENPPRILPEGMACEIDLSAWELPPVFRWLATTANMAEAELLKTFNCGIGMMLVVAPDRAEGIAALLREVGETVVALGQVVEGQGVIYKGRLL is encoded by the coding sequence ATGACGAACGGCCTTACCTATGCGCAGGCGGGTGTGGATATCGACGCGGGCAATGCGCTGGTCGAACGGATCAAGCCAGCGGCAAAGCGCACCACTCGCCCCGGCACCATGTCGGGTCTTGGCGGGTTTGGAGCGCTGTTCGATCTGAAGGCTGCAGGCTACAACGATCCGATCCTTGTGGCTGCGACCGATGGGGTCGGCACCAAGCTGCGCATCGCGATCGATACCGGAAATGTCGATACGATCGGCATCGATCTTGTCGCCATGTGCGTGAATGATCTTGTCTGCCAGGGTGCGGAACCCCTGCTGTTTCTGGACTATTTCGCGACCGGCAAGCTGGAGGTGGATCAGGCCGCCCGCATCATCGAAGGCATCGCGGAAGGCTGCGCGGCTTCGGGCTGTGCTTTGATTGGTGGCGAGACGGCAGAAATGCCGGGGATGTATCACAAGGGCGATTTCGACCTTGCGGGCTTTGCCGTGGGCGCGATGGAGCGAGGGCAGGATCTGCCCGCGGGTGTTGCGGTGGGGGATGTGCTGCTGGGCCTTGCCTCGAACGGGGTTCATTCGAACGGCTACAGCTTTGTCCGCAAGGTGGTGGAACTGTCGGGCCTTACGTGGGACGCGCCCGCGCCTTTTGCCGAAGGCAGCCTTGGCGCGGCGCTGCTGGCGCCCACGCGGCTTTATGTCAAGCAGGCCTTGGCTGCGATCCGCGCCGGCGGCGTGCATGGTCTGGCCCATATCACCGGCGGCGGACTGACCGAGAATCCGCCGCGCATCTTGCCCGAGGGCATGGCCTGCGAGATCGACCTTTCGGCATGGGAATTGCCGCCTGTTTTCCGGTGGCTCGCAACGACGGCGAATATGGCCGAGGCAGAGCTTCTTAAGACCTTTAACTGCGGGATCGGCATGATGCTGGTTGTGGCCCCCGACCGGGCCGAAGGCATCGCAGCCCTGCTGCGCGAGGTGGGCGAGACGGTGGTTGCGCTGGGCCAAGTGGTGGAAGGGCAGGGGGTCATCTACAAGGGCCGCCTTCTGTGA